In Kangiella profundi, one DNA window encodes the following:
- a CDS encoding putative zinc-binding protein: MATNEKPLVYSCSGCSNLAQTANHLAVTLNAEKKAEMSCIAGVGGNVPSLVKKAKSGRRIIAIDGCHLACAKACLANHGVVPEQHLVLTEYGYKKRYNQPVSKETVNDLLIKVRLVAENLSKA; encoded by the coding sequence ATGGCAACAAACGAAAAACCTCTTGTTTATTCATGCTCGGGTTGTTCCAACCTCGCGCAAACTGCGAATCACCTGGCCGTCACCCTCAATGCAGAAAAAAAGGCAGAGATGTCCTGTATTGCCGGTGTTGGTGGAAACGTCCCTTCGTTGGTTAAAAAGGCCAAATCGGGACGAAGAATCATTGCCATTGATGGTTGCCACCTGGCCTGTGCGAAGGCGTGTCTGGCTAACCATGGAGTAGTTCCAGAACAGCATCTGGTATTGACTGAGTATGGTTATAAGAAGCGTTATAACCAGCCGGTTTCGAAAGAAACTGTTAATGACTTACTAATAAAAGTTCGTTTGGTTGCGGAAAATCTCTCAAAGGCCTAG